Below is a window of Mobula hypostoma chromosome X2, sMobHyp1.1, whole genome shotgun sequence DNA.
cagactgttccacatagctgacaaacagacaggcatagctgggacacaTGTGAGAACCCATGgatacaccttttgtttgaaggaagtggaaggagccaaaggagtaATAATTGACAGTGAGGACTGGTTCCGCAAGAGGGAAGAGAGTGGTGTTGGAGGGTATTttgtgtccagaaagaaatgttcCTCCATAATCCATattccggctgctgtttggacCCTGTAtctaactgccattagggtccttttacccttaccaTTTCTTAATTCAAAGCATTGAGATTctccaccttctgatcctatgttatcccttttaatgatttaatattatttcttgtacacagaaccacgccaccccctttgcctactcacctatctttccgatacaccctATATCCTTGTACGTTCAGCTCCTAATGGCAGGCATCCTTtatccaagtttcagagatggccacataTTTGCCAatttgtagctgaatttcaagatcatccattttatttttatgctccgtgcattcaaatgtaaggggtttcttctcttatgttactgcgtaggctaattacaatgattcttttttatgttataattgaaatggcttctttgttatattatCTGCTGAGAATGTCCTCCCGCTAGTAGTTTGGTTGGATAATGTTATTGATCAgaggatgttacgaaccaattgggatagatgttattctttctgtgtgtctgtaagttattgtgatgcgcgggttttggggcagaaagcgcaagagagagagtgaggatggacaaggtgctgtgagtcagttaacggggtcggaccccgatcaggagtccgaggtccgtggtgttcggcgaggagaggagacggagacggactcgtgtggagcgtctggtcgatcaCCGTTTTTGGTcgcaggcggcaggtcgaggtggtccgaggggatcgcagggtgaaggaagagggtcctgagctccaactgtttgtgcacgaagagatagagctttgataagtgtggcgccttttattttccttttatattttattctctattaaaaTATGAttctagtaatatctataaactgtagttcatttaattgtatctggtgtattgtctgttatttgggcggggtggggtacatcacacagcatccacacaaactaattacccagtttggcggggccgagggttgtttccctagacgacagcgagctgagcgaccctgaggcttgccagggGGCTAGACAAATattacactttcagtccagtatttgttgctttctgttttaactgcaccatgtcaTTATTGCCCTTCAACTCATCTACCCTGTggttatgcctcatctcctgcccgATCTTTCGATTATCTCTGtggcacgctatctttgatttatttctgttttccccttccacaACCCTATCACCCGGTTCCCACACCCCTACAAGATTAGTTTGAACCTTCTCTAACAGCCTATTAAAGGTGCCCGCAAGGACATTGGAcctctttgggttcaggtgtaacccgttctttttgtacaggtcggaTCTCCCCcggaagaggccccaatgatccaggaatctgaaggcctgccccctgcaccagtctctcagccacacattaatacgcctgatcatgctattcttgcactcgccaGCAGGTGGcagaggcagcaatcctgagattactaccccagAGGTCCTGCTTTTGAGCTTCCTACcgaactccctgaattctctcttcaggacctcttccctgtttctacctgtgtcattgggaCCAACaggtaccaagacttctggctgttcaccctctcccttcagaatactctgcacccgatccgagacatcccgtaccctggcacctgggatggaacacaccatgcgggtatctctatcaggctgacagaacctcctgtctgttcccctcactatgggatctcctatgactaccgcatttcgCATCTTCCTCTTTcacttctgcaccatggaaccaggctttgtgccagagacccgatcgccaTGTTCgacctgtcaggtcatcccctcaATCGTATTCATAACGAGAAAAATATTACTGAGGGGTATGGCCACAGGGGACCCCTCCACTACCAGAGCTCTTTCCTTCGCTCTCCTGACCGTCACCgtcttatctaactcctgcagcctcggggtgactaactccctgtagctctgcttcatctcctgttcactctctccaataagctgtaggtcatcgagccgcggctccagatccctaacacggtctctcaggagctgcatctcagtgcaccttgTGCAGATGAGGCCATCCGGGAGACGGACAGTGAATGTAGGTCCGGGTAGGAAACAGCCggagagactacatctgctgACACCGACAGTATCatccccagggtactgaaagccTGTACGAGCCTGCTGTCTGGCAATTTGGTGCACCCTGACAATCTGAGACCGAGTCAGGAAAAGATGTGGAATAACTCCTGCCTTGGTCCTTTACCCAGTATGGTAATTATCCGAACTTAATGAGGACAATCACTACAGACCAATCGCCCTCACATCTCATGAGATGAAGGTGATGCAGAGGCCGGTCCTGACTTACCTCGGACCCTCTACTGTTTCCCTACCAACCTTATGAGGGAGCGGATGATACCATCATCTCCCTGTTGCAGCGAGCTCACTCCCACCGGGATGATGCTGGTGGCATTGTGAGAGTCACTGTTTTTGATTTCTTTAATGCCTTCAATACAATCCAGCCACGTTGTCTGAGCAAGGATGGGCGTAGACAAATTCACTCTCTCCTGGATTACTGCCTTCCTGACTgatagaccccagtttgtacAGCTGGGTGGTTCTGTGCCTGAGGTGGAGGTGAGTGACACTGGAGCCCCACAAGGGACTGTCCTTTCTCCGTTTCTGTTCACACTGaacacctcagactttcagtGCGACTCTGAGTCTGGCCACCTAAAGatgttctctgatgactctgcggtAGTTGGGTGCATCAGAGATGGGCAGGACTCGGGGTACAGAGGGCTGGTTTAACAGGATTGTGGAATAGTGAGGGAAGAATCACCTGCTCCTGAGCGTGGTCAAAACCAGGGAAATGGTGATAGATTTTAGGAGGGAGAGGACTGTGATGAGTCCTggatacattctgggagaagaagttgcgATGGTGGAGGAGGACAAATACCTGGGTGTTCGCCTCGGCGAGAGACATGACTGCAAAACCAACACCAAGACTGTTTaaaagaaggggatgagcagactctattttcttaGGAAGTCGAGATCCTTGAACACGTGAGGCAGGATGTCgcagatcttttaccagtctgttgtagcgagtgcagtcttcttCGCTGCTTTACGTTgggaaagactaaataaactcatcagaaaggctggatccatccttggcCACAACCCGGACTCTTTCGAGTGAGTGGTGGAGTGGATGTCACTGAACAAACTGTTATCGATAATGGACAATccggaacatcctctccatgacctactgaataggcAGCAAAGCCGCCGACCCcttttcaacaaactcactcagcTCCGTCCTCACAAGGATCGTAACAAAAATCTTCTGCGACAGGTGGACACACATCATAGTTCAATAGTCTCTGCATTGTtgtttcatacattattattgcagaCTGATACAgtgttattgtgtatattattattctgtagttTATTTTCAGTAAAGTCTGCCCGCTGCTTGCTGTGCTTTTAGATGTTGCTGCTGAAACGAATGAATTTCCCACTCGGAATCAAtagagtatttattattattattattattattctccagccctttatctctcaacaatcaacttcccagctctttacttcactcctccccctctcccggtttacCCTATCACCTCACCTGCCCCACATTCTGactccctcccttcctttccagtgctgaagaagggtctgggtcTGAAAGGCCGACTGTTCACTTCTCTCCATAGTTGCCGTCTGTCTCCCTGACTTTCCCCCAGCATTTTCCgtctgttgttttggatttcggcatctgcagattttcttctgtttgctCAGACGCGCATGCGCAGAGGTATGAGGTAATCCCAAATGTCGCGCATGCGCTCAGCGGACGAGAGGCTCACAAAGACCGGCCGCAGGTAGGAGGGGTCTCCGGTGGGGAATTAATCAGCGGCGTCTGAAACGTGATTGACGGGCTATTACTGTGAGCTCCTGGCGCACTGGTCCTGCACCCCAGGACAGCCCCGGTCCGTTCCCTCTTTCTCAGCCCCACGATCCGTACCCAGTGCCGCCAGGCTTTCGGCTGATGAGCGCTGGGCCGCCGCCGTTTCTGCGGCGCATGCGCATCGCTGGATCTTTCGGTGGCTGACAGATAGGTTTCTGGTTCGTGGGGCCTTCTGGGTAAAGAGGCAGccatggatgatactaccaagcGTTGTTCCCCTGCAGTCGAAAGAAATGGGAGCCAATGTATCTCCCAAACACTGCCGTGTTTCAGCTATGTAAATCCGAGTAGTTCCCAGTTAATCTCGGTTGAAGAGTTCACCTTCCAGTCAGTGAAAATGTCAATTTGAGCTGTATGGAAATAAAACCTTCCGTCAGATTTAGTTCTCTCTGAGTAAATAACGATATGAAACACCTTTGCCTCGATGACAAGTGACTTGTGGCTTTCACATCACGAAAGTGCCACAGTCCAATGTGAATCGCCACTGCCTTCCACTTtatattcattggcattgccatcgATGGGTTCATCACTGTCAATCAGCTGGTGGGAGGGTATCTGAGTAATTAGTAAATCTCCAGGATCATACATGTAGAAACAAGTGCTCTTTGTAGTCTTGTGGAACATGACTAGAACTTGAAATAATACCAAAGGACAGAGACAAATTGAGCCAAGTCTTAGGTTGATTGAAGTCAGAAATAGCCcattctcacacagacaggaaTACAGTCAGAGAATTTGGTGGTCAGTTAGAATGTCTGATCCGTGCCTTGTTAGAAGATGAGTGCATATAGAAACATTGAAATCTAGAATAtatcacaggcccttcggcccacagtgttgtgccgtccatgtaacctattctagaaactgccttggATTTCCCAACCGCATTGCACTCTGTTTTCatgagctccatgtacatatctaacAGTCTCCCAAAAGACTCCatggtatctgcctctaccatcatcactggcagtgcattccatgcacctactactctctgtgtgataatcctacctctgacatcccctttgaccctactcccaacaccttaaaactatgcccctcgtgtttgccatttcagccctaggaaaaaagtctctggctatccacacgatcaatgcctttcatcatcttatacacatctgtcaggtcacctttcatcctccgtcgctccaaagttcactcaacctattctcataaggcatgttctccattccatgtaacatccttgtaaatctcctctgcagtctttctatggtatccacatccttcctgtaatgtggtaaCTGAACACAAGACTCTCAGTGGGTTTAAagaaggtcttatatagctgtaacattacctcaccaaTCTGGAACTCAGTTCCATGGTTGCTGAAGGCCTTCTTAACAACGTTGTCAATCAATCAgcactgcagctttgagtgtaaAATTGACATGGACcacaagatctcactgatcctccacaatgccaataGTACCAACGTAATATTctgttctgtcttcaaatttgatgtACCGAAATAAGCCACagcacacttatctgggttgaactccatctgccagttctgcatcctatctgcatcctgctgtaacctctggagAACTGTCCACACTCTTCACAACACCCTCaacgtttgtgtcatcagcacccttctacttcctcatcaagatcatttataaacatcacaaagagaaggAGTTTCAGAACtcatccctgcagaacaccactggtcaccgtcctccatgcaggatacaaaccatctacaaccacctttggcttctgtgggcaagccaattctggatccacaaagcaagatctacTTGGATgcttgcctcattactttctgaatcagCCTCACATGAGGAATCTTATCAAAAGTCTCACTGAAAGCCATGTTCACTACATCCAATGCTCTACATTCATtagtgtgttttgttacatcctcaaagaattcaatcaggttcgtaaggaaCGATCTGCCTtagacagagccatgctgacaatcccacatcagattatgcttctccaaatgctcataaatcctgcctcacaggagcttctccaacaacttgccctgcACTGAAGTAAGaaccactggtctgtaatttcctggcttgtctctactcccttttttgaaaagGGAACGGTGtcttctaatcctctggtacttttCATCTCCCTATTGatgtgcaaagatcatcgccagaggctcagcaatttcctccctcacttcccacagtatcctggggtTGAGTACCCGCAACTTGTGTTGAAATTCGTAAAATTGTGATGCCAGAGCTCACATTCAGAGGAGATCATATAgaaatatgcaaaattatgaaaggaataggtaagatagaggcaggaaagttgtttccgctggtagatgagactagaactagaggacattgccTTAAGATTTGGAGGAAattgggatggagatgaggaggaactgcttttcctagagggtggtgaatctgtcgatttctctgcccagtgaaggagtggaggctacctcagtaaatatattcaagacaagattggatagatttttgcacagttggggaattaagggttctggggaaaaggcaggtcggtggagatgagtccatggccagatcaatcatgatcttattcaatggcAGATCAGGCTCAAAGGCCCAGATGGCcaaatcctgctcctatttcttatgttctcaccaCAGACTGAAATCTCTCCTGAAAAAttgtccttcacccattgatgtCTTTTGCAAATATTTTTACAGGTTTGAAATGGCAGAACACTTGTGTACGGGAATCTCAAACACAACAACACATCAGTTTTGCTGTCTGGATATTTAAGGAGTGACCAGATATTTTCTTTGCTACACCAACACATCTGTTGTTGATTCTTCGAGATGAGGAATTATCTCATCCCAGCCAGTAATGTATTTCATGTCTGAAATTAAGTTTTCTGTTTTAACTCTGTGAAATTCACTGGAACTGGGAGCTGAGAACACACCAGCATTTGTTCACTGGAGATCAGTTCTTCAACTGCATTGATCGTACAAGGCATTCAAACGtctgactttctgaattgccAGAGAATTGATCGTAGTGAGAtaccattctccttctctcagtgtgggaagagattcactcacagGCTACCCACAGACACGCCAGTGAGTTCACAGTGGGGAAAAGGCCATTCACCCACTCTGTGTGAGTGAGGGGAACCACTCAGTCATCCAATCTGAagatacatcagcaagttcacaccatAGTGAGATGCTCCACCTGTTCTACAAGCAAAAAGCCATTATATCAGaaaattcaccagtgagaggacaTTGACCTGCTCAGACGGTGGGAAGGCATTCACACACTCAACCACAACACAatgacaccagcgagttcacattgaggagaagccattcacctgctctgaatgtgggaaagggTTCACTCAATCATCTCAACTGAAtgaacaccagcgagttcacactgaaaagatgccgttcacctgctcagactgtgggaagggattcactcactccTCCAAACTACAGAGACACcggcgagttcacaccggggagaggccattcacctgctcagactgtgggaagggattcactcaatcgtccaacctacagactcaccagcaagttcacactgggcagaggccattcacctgctcagactgtgggaaaggattcattcTGTCAAATCACTTGCTACAACATCagttagttcacactggggagaggccattcacctgctcagactgtgggaagggatttgctcAGTCATCTGACCTACAGACACACCAGCGACTTcatactggggagaagccattcacctgctcagactgtgggaaaggattcattcTGTCAAATCACTTGCTACAACATCagttagttcacactggggagaggccattcacctgctcagactgtgggaagggattcactcggtcatctgacctactgacacaccagcgacttcacactggggagaggccattcacctgctctgaatgtgggaaggtatTCACTCAGTCacctcaactgaaggtacatcagcgagttcacactggggagaagccgttcacttgCTCTGAATGTGGAAAGGTATTTGCTGGGTCATCTGTACTGAAGgagcatcagcgagttcacactggggagaagccgttcacttgCTCTGAATGTGGAAAGGTATTTGCTCGGTCATCTCAACTCTTGAGACACCAGCAAATCCACTCTGGGGTGAAACCATTcctctgctcagaatgtgggaagggattcaccgaTGCAGCTCAGCTGAAAGATCATCAGTTTGTTCACACTGtggagagaccattcacctgctccgacTGTGGGAAAGGGTTCACTCGGCGTTCTCGACTACTGACACACCAGTTAgaccacactggggagaaaccattcacctgctcagaatgtgggaagagattcacccaTTCCGctcaactgaaggaacatcagcgacttcacactggggaatggccattcacctgctctgaatgtgggaagggattcactcggtcatctcgactgaaggtgcatcagcgagttcacactggggaaaaaCCTTTcagctgctctgaatgtgggaagggattcagtcagtCATCCAAACTTGTGAGGCATTACCAAATTCACGCTAGGGAGAAACTGTTCACGTACTCAGATTGTGGGAAAgaattcacttggtcatctgagTTTAAaatacatcagcgaattcacactgggggaTGCCACTCACTTGTTCTggatgtgggaaaggattcactcagacaTCTCagttaagactataagatataggagcagaagtaggccattcggcctttcgaggctgctccacctttcaatcatgagctgacccaattcttccagccatccccactcccctgccttctccccataccctttgatgccccggctaatcaagaacctatctctctctgccttaaatgcacccaatgacttggcctccacagttgcttgtggcaacaaattccacaaatttaccaccctctgactaaagtaagttctcctcatctcttttccaaatggatgtccttcaattttgaagttgtgccctcttgttatagactcccctaccatgggaaatatcttttgcacatctaatctgttcacagcttttaacattcagaatgtttcaattAGATTCCTCTCCCGACCCCCTGCCCCCCAttcccctgaactccagggaatgcaGCCCAAGGGAAGCCAGATGCTTCTCTTAtgtgtaacgcgctgtaaggtttcactgctaatgtaatggcttctttgtaatgtttacTGCTgaagtaacggtttctctgtagcagcaatgttccTGTTATGGCTcgagataacaggactgtgggatgcatgtcagccaatcaggattttgttggtCTGTCTCCCGAATCTGGGAGCAGTGGATTTTGccagagacagagatggagacagaagacgcgaatggagagatttgCTGGACTGCCGGACAGGGTGGACTCAGAGCGAGGGTCCAAAGGGcagtgacgatcggaggaggCCGATGGAGACCGATCGGCCTatcatgtgctccaattttgcgcacagactgtttaataagatcgGGCCgttttttcaattttgtttctctactaaccatacagtcaaagtaagagttataaagcttaatg
It encodes the following:
- the LOC134340934 gene encoding gastrula zinc finger protein XlCGF57.1-like; its protein translation is MPFTCSDCGKGFTHSSKLQRHRRVHTGERPFTCSDCGKGFTQSSNLQTHQQVHTGQRPFTCSDCGKGFILSNHLLQHQLVHTGERPFTCSDCGKGFAQSSDLQTHQRLHTGEKPFTCSDCGKGFILSNHLLQHQLVHTGERPFTCSDCGKGFTRSSDLLTHQRLHTGERPFTCSECGKVFTQSPQLKVHQRVHTGEKPFTCSECGKVFAGSSVLKEHQRVHTGEKPFTCSECGKVFARSSQLLRHQQIHSGVKPFLCSECGKGFTDAAQLKDHQFVHTVERPFTCSDCGKGFTRRSRLLTHQLDHTGEKPFTCSECGKRFTHSAQLKEHQRLHTGEWPFTCSECGKGFTRSSRLKVHQRVHTGEKPFSCSECGKGFSQSSKLVRHYQIHAREKLFTYSDCGKEFTWSSEFKIHQRIHTGGCHSLVLDVGKDSLRHLS